One stretch of Manis pentadactyla isolate mManPen7 chromosome 10, mManPen7.hap1, whole genome shotgun sequence DNA includes these proteins:
- the NHLRC4 gene encoding LOW QUALITY PROTEIN: NHL-repeat-containing protein 4 (The sequence of the model RefSeq protein was modified relative to this genomic sequence to represent the inferred CDS: inserted 3 bases in 2 codons), producing MPGAGASTLEDTAVIATGLVVVSDVVHGAVHGLQHTAQVPQGCWVTVGTFLAPWGLAMNALGRLLVTDYVAGVVHGFTLGPALEPLAPTSMLGLEGPCWFGLGPDRGLAVSEEFGAVQLFXSAHQSLGSLGGLMGHAFGSPAGVCTDTKGSVXLTDEQQRQVTLLPQAGVAVCLASEGLGQPACDGRCRGWLQGVPGPLRAGLSQGAWIGGAPSL from the exons ATGCCAGGAGCTGGGGCATCCACACTAGAGGACACGGCTGTGATAGCCACCGGGCTTGTTGTGGTCAGTGACGTCGTCCATGGGGCTGTCCATGGGCTCCAGCACACTGCCCAAGTCCCCCAAGGCTGCTGGGTGACAGTGGGCACCTTTCTGGCCCCTTGGGGGCTGGCTATGAATGCCCTTGGCCGCCTCCTGGTGACAGACTATGTGGCTGGGGTTGTACACGGCTTTACCCTGGGCCCTGCCTTAGAGCCCCTGGCCCCGACGTCCATGCTGGGTCTGGAGGGCCCCTGCTGGTTTGGCCTGGGACCTGATCGGGGCCTTGCTGTGAGTGAGGAGTTTGGGGCTGTGCAGCTGT GTAGTGCCCACCAGTCCCTGGGCTCCCTGGGAGGCCTGATGGGGCATGCCTTTGGCAGCCCCGCAGGCGTGTGCACGGACACTAAGGGCAGTGT ACTGACTGATGAGCAGCAGCGCCAGGTGACTCTGCTTCcccaggctggggtggctgtCTGCCTGGCGTCCGAGGGGCTGGGGCAGCCAGCTTGTGATGGCAGATGCAGGGGATGGCTTCAAGGAGTACCAGGACCTCTCAGAGCTGGCCTGAGCCAGGGGGCTTGGATAGGAGGAGCCCCTTCActgtga
- the PRR35 gene encoding proline-rich protein 35, with protein MSREAASCRRGPGARVRARKPKKPHYIPRPWGKPYNYKCFQCPFTCLEKSHLYSHMKYGLCEDSLSLLLGSPAWARRCTTAAPTPGLPSGPMDPSSSQMLPDAPANPDLVTDVLSLHHHVRGPGVGAEGSLGTPSPAARDAQKGAGLGRLLAEPWKPEPGGGPRCMAVVDAAATGSERGIPCYPPPAPSELPEAQRLHLSLLGINYPLSPGLFSYLGPSLAAAAHMPFLASAGPLLPPTTTFPAPQPPERPTLVPNLYYPLLLEHTLGLATGRAAPSKPLAPPKGPPGTLAPELLKVPITSLGRPWPQGAPGDPGQEGELERAAQSDPERKLLLGSRLEPQRTPSSTVKLGSQSSLCTGPSVMLRPEDKEPGDPETPDPRVPLPQQPLGLEVGGPGHVCADLTQALGDCARVEQHLGWLAPAGGLAPRPLWERLGKIRAELFTIHQALEQAVRPPDAPLDLSVKRAPTKGPKGPSGAWGLPELGPTLARGTPEPPSMLGPTAKAFSSRATKCEADSSVPPPGLPLQAPEDPVIPGSSWGTRGGAGGPWPPEAVPGL; from the exons ATGTCCCGTGAGGCAGCCTCGTGCCGCCGGGGCCCTGGGGCTCGGGTCCGGGCCCGGAAGCCCAAGAAGCCCCACTACATCCCGAGGCCCTGGGGCAAGCCCTACAACTACAAATGCTTCCAGTGCCCCTTCACCTGCCTGGAGAAGTCCCACCTCTACAGCCACATGAAGTACGGCCTCTGCGAGGACTCGCTCTCACTGCTGCTTGGCTCCCCCGCCTGGGCGCGCCGCTGCACCACGGCTGCGCCCACCCCAGGCCTCCCCTCGGGCCCCATGGACCCCAGCAGCTCCCAGATGCTCCCAGATGCTCCCGCCAATCCCGACCTCGTCACCGACGTCCTCTCCCTGCACCACCATGTCAGAGGCCCTGGAGTGGGGGCAGAGGGGTCCCTGGGGACGCCATCCCCTGCAGCTAGGGATGCCCAGAAGGGTGCAGGCCTCGGCAGGCTCCTGGCTGAGCCATGGAAGCCGGAGCCGGGCGGGGGCCCAAGGTGCATGGCCGTGGTGGATGCAGCCGCAACAGGCTCTGAGCGTGGCATCCCCTGCTACCCCCCACCCGCACCCAGCGAGCTCCCCGAGGCCCAGAGGCTTCACCTGTCCCTGCTGGGCATCAACTACCCTCTAAGCCCGGGGCTTTTCTCCTACCTGGGGCCCTCCCTGGCTGCTGCAGCCCACATGCCCTTCCTGGCCTCGGCAGGccccctgctgccccccaccACTACCTTCCCTGCCCCACAGCCCCCTGAGCGCCCCACCCTGGTCCCCAACCTGTACTACCCCCTGCTCCTGGAACACACTCTGGGGCTGGCGACAGGCAGGGCTGCGCCCAGCAAGCCCCTTGCTCCCCCTAAGGGGCCTCCTGGGACTCTGGCCCCGGAGCTGCTGAAGGTGCCCATAACCAGCCTAGGCAGGCCCTGGCCCCAAGGTGCCCCTGGGGACCCAGGACAGGAGGGGGAGCTGGAGCGGGCTGCCCAGAGCGACCCCGAGAGGAAGCTGCTCCTAGGAAGCAGGCTGGAGCCCCAGAGGACCCCCTCCAGCACAGTGAAGCTTGGTTCCCAGAGCAG CCTGTGCACTGGCCCCTCCGTGATGCTCCGGCCTGAGGACAAGGAGCCAGGCGACCCTGAGACCCCAGACCCCAGGGTCCCCCTTCCCCAGCAGCCGCTGGGCCTGGAAGTGGGGGGCCCTGGACACGTGTGCGCAGACCTGACTCAGGCCCTTGGCGACTGTGCCAGGGTGGAGCAGCACCTGGGGTGGTTGGCGCCTGCCGGAGGCCTGGCCCCAAGGCCTCTGTGGGAGCGGCTGGGGAAGATCCGCGCGGAGCTCTTCACCATCCACCAGGCGCTGGAGCAGGCGGTCCGGCCACCAGACGCTCCCCTCGACCTCTCTGTGAAACGGGCGCCTACCAAGGGGCCCAAGGGACCCTCAGGGGCTTGGGGGCTGCCAGAGCTGGGCCCCACACTGGCCCGGGGGACCCCTGAGCCGCCCAGCATGCTGGGCCCCACAGCCAAGGCTTTCTCCAGCCGCGCCACCAAGTGCGAGGCTGACTCCAGCGTCCCACCCCCAGGCCTACCCCTCCAAGCCCCAGAGGACCCCGTCATTCCCGGCAGCAGCTGGGGCACccgaggtggggctgggggccccTGGCCCCCTGAGGCTGTCCCCGGCCTGTAG